The Cyanobium sp. ATX 6F1 genome includes a region encoding these proteins:
- a CDS encoding Nramp family divalent metal transporter has translation MGESTVQRVTIPAGAPRFQVFLRVLGPAYLVAVGYMDPGNWATDLAAGSSYGYALLWVVALSSLMAMVLQSLCCRLGLATGLDLAQACRRYLPERTRLPLWLLAEVAIVACDLAELVGTAIALKLLFGLPLPWGVALTVVDTLLLLALQGFGVRRLEALVISLVLLVGGCFAVELLLLQPHWPAVAQGFLPRAGSLRDGAQLYLAAGILGATVMPHNLYLHSSLVQSRQWPEQPRARHRALRYANLDSLIALSFAFLVNASILILAAGTFHGRGLPPVTDLSEAYRLLTPLLGTSLASVLFGVALLAAGQSSTLTGTLAGQVVMEGFLDLRLPDWQRRLITRGLALVPALATVLWLGDEATVALLVLSQVVLSLQLPFAVIPLVWLCGKGQAMGDLRTPRWLQGVGWGCAALIVVINLSLLLQLAGWI, from the coding sequence TTGGGGGAGTCGACCGTGCAGCGGGTGACCATTCCTGCCGGTGCGCCGCGCTTTCAGGTGTTCCTGCGGGTGCTGGGGCCCGCCTACCTGGTGGCCGTGGGCTACATGGACCCGGGGAACTGGGCCACCGATCTGGCGGCCGGCTCCAGCTACGGCTACGCCCTGCTCTGGGTGGTGGCGCTTTCAAGCCTGATGGCGATGGTGCTCCAGTCGCTCTGCTGCCGGCTGGGCCTCGCCACGGGCCTGGATCTGGCCCAGGCCTGCCGCCGCTACCTGCCGGAACGCACGCGCCTGCCGCTCTGGCTGCTGGCGGAGGTGGCGATCGTCGCCTGCGATCTGGCCGAACTGGTGGGCACGGCCATCGCCCTGAAGTTGCTGTTCGGATTGCCCCTGCCCTGGGGGGTCGCTCTGACGGTGGTCGACACCCTGCTGCTGCTGGCCCTGCAGGGGTTCGGGGTCCGGCGTTTGGAGGCCCTGGTGATCTCCCTGGTGCTGCTGGTGGGGGGCTGTTTCGCCGTGGAACTGCTGCTGCTTCAACCCCACTGGCCCGCCGTGGCCCAGGGGTTCCTGCCCCGGGCCGGGAGCCTGCGGGACGGGGCCCAGCTTTACCTGGCAGCCGGGATCCTCGGGGCCACCGTCATGCCCCACAACCTCTATCTGCATTCGTCTCTGGTGCAGTCACGCCAGTGGCCGGAGCAGCCCCGCGCCCGCCACCGGGCCCTGCGCTACGCCAACCTCGATTCCCTGATCGCCCTGAGCTTCGCGTTCCTGGTTAACGCTTCGATCCTGATCCTGGCGGCGGGCACGTTCCATGGCCGTGGCCTGCCCCCCGTCACCGACCTGAGCGAGGCCTACCGGCTGCTCACCCCGTTGCTCGGCACCTCCCTGGCCAGTGTGCTGTTCGGGGTAGCCCTGCTGGCGGCGGGTCAGAGCTCCACGCTCACCGGCACCCTGGCGGGTCAGGTGGTGATGGAGGGGTTCCTGGATCTGCGCCTGCCCGATTGGCAGCGGCGCCTGATCACCCGTGGCCTGGCCCTGGTGCCGGCGCTGGCCACGGTGCTCTGGCTGGGGGATGAGGCCACCGTGGCTCTGCTGGTGCTCAGCCAGGTGGTGCTCAGCCTGCAGTTGCCCTTCGCGGTGATCCCGCTGGTGTGGCTGTGCGGCAAGGGCCAGGCCATGGGCGATCTGCGCACGCCCCGCTGGCTGCAGGGGGTGGGCTGGGGCTGCGCCGCGCTGATCGTGGTGATCAACCTCTCGCTGCTGCTGCAGCTGGCGGGCTGGATTTAG
- a CDS encoding FAD-dependent oxidoreductase: MAAALRIGIVGAGTAGLYLAVLLQRAGHRVSLFEKAASARTAGCGILLVKAGVEAIAAGGVPGLLNALLAAGQPVNRYVFRNLKGGEIERSPVEREPGALPALLIHRSAILEALWDAFDPADFQPLAELVGVEQDCEGVTALFADGSRWSGDLLVGGDGLYSALAPLVQPQRRLNYLGDRVWRGVVSDDRFCADGEFFVYARGRGIYANFFDLGPGADGRGRTHWGFFNEEPLPSERGERRSRLAEPIPAEALAKLPADAAAVIAATAPEAVVAGYTHDIDPLPSLVIDRVALIGDAAHAMSSSQARGMTAGFEDSEALARQLNAAPGAWRAALAAFDAERLPVVHRYQAASREVSNRTGRSRAIRSR, translated from the coding sequence ATGGCAGCGGCGCTTCGGATCGGCATCGTCGGCGCCGGCACCGCCGGGCTCTACCTGGCGGTGCTGCTGCAGCGGGCCGGCCACCGGGTGAGCCTGTTCGAGAAGGCGGCCAGCGCCCGCACCGCTGGTTGCGGGATTCTGCTGGTGAAGGCGGGGGTGGAGGCGATCGCGGCCGGGGGCGTTCCCGGCCTGCTGAACGCCCTGCTGGCGGCGGGCCAGCCGGTCAACCGCTACGTGTTCCGCAACCTCAAGGGGGGCGAGATCGAGCGCAGTCCGGTGGAACGCGAACCCGGAGCGCTGCCGGCGCTGCTGATCCATCGCAGCGCCATCCTCGAAGCGCTCTGGGACGCCTTCGATCCGGCGGATTTCCAGCCCCTGGCCGAGCTGGTGGGGGTCGAGCAGGACTGCGAAGGTGTGACTGCGCTCTTCGCGGACGGAAGCCGCTGGAGCGGCGATCTGCTGGTGGGCGGCGACGGCCTCTACTCCGCCCTGGCCCCGCTGGTGCAGCCGCAGCGGCGGCTCAATTACCTCGGCGATCGGGTCTGGCGGGGGGTCGTCAGCGACGACAGGTTCTGCGCCGACGGGGAATTCTTCGTCTACGCCCGGGGCCGGGGCATCTACGCCAATTTCTTTGATCTCGGTCCGGGCGCCGATGGCCGCGGCCGCACCCACTGGGGCTTCTTCAACGAAGAACCCCTCCCGAGCGAGCGCGGCGAACGCCGCAGCCGGCTGGCGGAGCCGATCCCCGCCGAGGCCCTCGCCAAGCTTCCGGCCGATGCGGCGGCCGTGATCGCCGCCACCGCCCCGGAGGCCGTGGTGGCGGGCTACACCCACGACATCGACCCCCTGCCGTCGCTGGTGATCGATCGGGTGGCGCTGATCGGAGATGCGGCCCACGCCATGAGCTCCTCCCAGGCCCGGGGCATGACCGCCGGTTTCGAGGACTCCGAAGCCTTGGCCCGGCAGCTGAACGCCGCCCCGGGGGCCTGGCGCGCCGCCCTGGCGGCCTTCGATGCCGAGCGCCTGCCGGTGGTGCACCGCTACCAGGCCGCCAGCCGCGAGGTGAGCAACCGCACGGGTCGCAGCCGAGCTATTCGCAGCCGCTGA
- a CDS encoding thermonuclease family protein, whose amino-acid sequence MLLALSLIQPLAVAAQPASAPTGPAPTAAPAPTAGPVPIGVPPLSSRPVTYGATVLKVENGQVLLVRIGAQERRVRLACVQAPRPAQEPWATQAGEALQRRVPLGSPVQISLRARDVFGRLVAVVRLNGRDVAPSLLRQGALFAFDGYLGQCADLGYPRLEREARQSRQGVWSVAGGIERPWNLLARQGDSVEEP is encoded by the coding sequence ATGCTGCTCGCGCTGAGCCTGATCCAGCCCCTGGCGGTCGCCGCCCAACCGGCCTCGGCACCGACTGGCCCAGCGCCCACGGCTGCCCCAGCACCCACCGCTGGCCCGGTTCCCATAGGCGTTCCCCCGCTCAGCTCGCGGCCGGTGACCTACGGCGCCACGGTGCTGAAGGTGGAGAACGGCCAGGTGCTGCTGGTGCGGATCGGCGCCCAGGAGCGGCGGGTGCGCCTGGCTTGCGTGCAGGCCCCGCGCCCGGCGCAGGAGCCCTGGGCCACCCAGGCCGGGGAGGCTCTGCAACGCCGTGTGCCCCTGGGCAGCCCGGTGCAGATCAGCCTGCGCGCCCGTGACGTGTTCGGCCGCCTGGTGGCCGTGGTGCGGCTGAATGGCCGCGATGTTGCCCCGTCACTGCTGCGCCAGGGGGCGCTGTTCGCCTTCGACGGCTACCTGGGCCAGTGCGCCGACCTCGGCTATCCCCGCCTCGAGCGGGAGGCGCGCCAGTCGCGGCAGGGGGTTTGGAGCGTTGCCGGCGGCATCGAGCGCCCCTGGAACCTGTTGGCCCGCCAGGGCGACTCCGTCGAGGAGCCCTGA
- a CDS encoding AbrB family transcriptional regulator: MLFGDELLGVVKDLSEASKSELVRASGYVTTLKDGSERLHFTAFYEALLEAKGLDLSARNGSRKGGRRRLTYQTKVQFNGNLMVGKAYTNLLGLLPGDDFEIKLGKHQILLVPLGVVEGDGVHEAENEG; the protein is encoded by the coding sequence ATGCTTTTTGGTGACGAACTCTTAGGTGTTGTCAAGGACCTCTCAGAGGCCAGCAAGTCCGAACTTGTACGTGCTTCCGGCTACGTCACAACCTTGAAGGACGGCAGTGAACGGCTCCATTTCACGGCCTTCTACGAGGCCCTGCTGGAGGCCAAGGGCCTTGATCTGAGCGCCCGAAACGGGTCCCGCAAGGGCGGCAGGCGCCGGCTCACCTACCAGACCAAAGTGCAATTCAACGGCAATCTGATGGTGGGCAAGGCCTACACCAACCTGCTGGGTCTGCTGCCCGGGGATGATTTCGAGATCAAGCTCGGCAAGCATCAGATCCTTCTGGTGCCCCTCGGTGTCGTCGAGGGTGATGGCGTCCATGAGGCTGAAAACGAGGGCTGA
- a CDS encoding HupE/UreJ family protein, producing MKRSAAVLASVATASAVLLGTLPAQAHGGVHGGVLAGLGHPLFGLDHLFLLISVGAAASFISARLLIWALGGAVLGAILGAAGMVLPAGELLAALAISSVGLLILATGRLIDPTSPWVGVVVAAAVGIHGLLHGGESPKDGSTLLWWTGALVSSVLVSGASYLILRKLPLVWTRWAAVAFLLIGAVLAFGPLGLLAGGAGT from the coding sequence ATGAAACGCAGTGCAGCGGTCCTCGCCTCGGTGGCGACGGCTTCAGCGGTTCTTCTGGGCACCCTGCCGGCCCAGGCCCACGGTGGTGTCCACGGCGGTGTGCTGGCCGGCCTGGGCCACCCCCTGTTTGGCCTCGACCATCTGTTCCTGTTGATCTCGGTGGGAGCCGCCGCTTCGTTCATCTCCGCGCGACTGCTGATCTGGGCCCTGGGGGGGGCGGTGCTGGGGGCGATCCTCGGTGCGGCCGGCATGGTGCTGCCCGCCGGCGAGCTGCTGGCGGCCCTGGCGATCTCCTCGGTGGGGCTGCTGATCCTGGCCACCGGCCGTCTGATCGATCCCACCAGCCCCTGGGTGGGGGTGGTGGTGGCCGCGGCGGTGGGCATCCACGGCCTGCTCCATGGCGGTGAATCACCGAAAGACGGCAGCACACTGCTCTGGTGGACGGGTGCCCTGGTGAGCTCGGTGCTGGTGAGTGGTGCCAGCTATCTGATCCTGCGCAAGCTTCCCCTGGTCTGGACCCGCTGGGCCGCCGTGGCCTTCCTGTTGATCGGTGCCGTGCTGGCCTTCGGACCCCTGGGCCTGCTGGCCGGGGGCGCCGGGACCTGA
- the gap gene encoding type I glyceraldehyde-3-phosphate dehydrogenase, with translation MTIKIGINGFGRIGRLVFRRASQLEGFEVVGINDLIEPDYIAYLLLHDSTHGRFQGEVTVENGHLVVNGRTIRLSSERDPRSLNWGAIGAEYVLEATGLFLTDEKARAHIDAGARRVVISAPSKDDTPMFVVGVNHSSYAGQDIVSNASCTTNCLAPIAKVLNDSFGIRDGLMTTVHATTATQKTVDGPSVKDWRGGRGAAQNIIPSSTGAAKAVGKVIPELNGKLTGMAFRVPTPTVSVVDLTVNLERPASYEQIKAAMKAASEGPMKGVLGYTEDEVVSTDFLGDPRTSVFDAKAGIALTDTFVKVVSWYDNEWGYSSKCLDLIQHMASHS, from the coding sequence TTGACCATCAAGATCGGCATCAACGGCTTTGGACGGATCGGCCGTCTGGTGTTCCGCCGGGCCAGCCAGCTCGAGGGCTTCGAGGTGGTGGGCATCAACGATCTGATTGAGCCCGACTACATCGCCTACCTGTTGCTCCACGACTCCACCCATGGGCGCTTCCAGGGCGAGGTGACCGTTGAGAACGGACACCTGGTGGTGAACGGCCGCACGATCCGGCTGAGCTCCGAACGCGACCCCCGCAGTCTCAACTGGGGGGCGATCGGCGCCGAGTACGTGCTCGAAGCCACCGGCCTCTTCCTCACCGATGAGAAGGCCCGGGCCCACATCGACGCCGGTGCCCGTCGCGTGGTGATCTCAGCCCCCTCCAAGGACGACACGCCGATGTTCGTGGTCGGGGTCAACCACAGCAGCTACGCCGGCCAGGACATCGTCTCGAACGCCTCCTGCACCACCAACTGCCTGGCGCCGATCGCCAAGGTGCTCAACGACAGCTTCGGCATCCGTGATGGGCTGATGACGACCGTGCATGCCACCACCGCCACCCAGAAGACCGTCGATGGTCCTTCGGTGAAGGACTGGCGCGGCGGGCGCGGCGCCGCCCAGAACATCATTCCCTCCTCCACCGGCGCGGCCAAGGCGGTGGGCAAGGTGATCCCAGAGCTCAACGGTAAGCTCACCGGCATGGCCTTCCGCGTGCCCACCCCCACCGTCTCGGTGGTGGATCTCACCGTGAACCTGGAGCGACCCGCCAGCTACGAGCAGATCAAGGCGGCGATGAAGGCCGCTTCCGAAGGCCCGATGAAAGGAGTGCTGGGCTACACCGAGGACGAAGTGGTCTCCACCGATTTCCTCGGTGATCCGCGCACCTCGGTGTTCGATGCCAAGGCCGGCATCGCCCTCACCGACACCTTCGTGAAGGTGGTGTCCTGGTACGACAACGAGTGGGGCTACTCCAGCAAGTGCCTCGACCTGATCCAGCACATGGCCAGCCACAGCTAG
- a CDS encoding chlorophyll a/b-binding protein, whose product MTTSTESRFGFVAFAETWNGRLAMLGFVIGLGTELLTGQGILSQIGLG is encoded by the coding sequence ATGACCACCTCCACCGAATCCCGCTTCGGCTTCGTCGCTTTCGCTGAAACCTGGAACGGCCGTCTGGCCATGCTCGGATTCGTGATTGGCCTAGGCACCGAGCTGCTCACCGGCCAGGGCATCCTGTCCCAGATCGGCCTCGGCTGA
- a CDS encoding fatty acid desaturase family protein, which translates to MAAPPITTPSLAPQPLSPNVSPPKTAPAEALSPQAAVARALRPRLPASAFSTNPDRLGLVAINLAILALGWVMADRLDQWPALARLAFLPFALVMGNSVVVLLFSTHDLLHGRSLKGRAWRRLVGLAGLAMLWMPPSLWQAVHNREHHGHTNALADPDRGYLESQPQSWGKGIQDLFVPSQQVSWPWLVVGLSSSWGVHNLRLLLSVLLRNDGSSQGPAGFRVSHRERRAIGLELALIALLHLGVLLWLDLNPLKLLLGYFLPIWIGYGVAIAYIFTNHMLCPLSEVNDPLDNSLSLQMPQWLDLLHLNFSHHTEHHLFPDLDSSHYPLVRQLLIENYGESYQLVGGRRAWSLLMATPRLYRDATTLVGSDGRGAVTLPDLHISSGRSPASSGDPA; encoded by the coding sequence ATGGCAGCGCCCCCGATCACCACTCCGTCCCTGGCCCCACAACCCCTCTCTCCCAACGTTTCTCCGCCCAAAACCGCTCCAGCCGAAGCGCTTTCCCCCCAGGCCGCCGTGGCCAGGGCGCTGCGTCCACGACTGCCCGCCAGCGCCTTTAGCACCAACCCCGACCGTCTGGGACTGGTGGCGATCAACCTGGCGATCCTGGCCCTGGGTTGGGTGATGGCCGATCGGCTCGATCAGTGGCCCGCCCTCGCCCGGTTGGCGTTCCTGCCCTTTGCCCTGGTGATGGGCAACAGCGTGGTGGTGCTGTTGTTTTCCACCCACGACCTGCTCCATGGCCGCAGCCTCAAGGGTCGCGCCTGGAGGAGGTTGGTGGGCCTGGCGGGGTTGGCCATGCTCTGGATGCCGCCCAGCCTCTGGCAGGCGGTGCACAACCGGGAACACCACGGCCACACCAACGCCCTGGCGGATCCAGACCGTGGCTATCTGGAAAGCCAACCTCAGAGCTGGGGTAAGGGCATCCAGGATCTCTTCGTGCCCTCCCAGCAGGTGAGCTGGCCCTGGTTGGTGGTGGGACTCTCCAGCTCCTGGGGCGTGCACAACCTGCGCCTGCTGCTTTCCGTTCTGCTGCGCAACGACGGCAGCAGTCAGGGCCCAGCAGGTTTTCGAGTCAGCCACCGGGAGCGCCGTGCCATCGGTCTGGAATTGGCGCTGATCGCCCTGCTGCATCTGGGGGTGCTGCTGTGGCTGGATCTCAATCCCCTCAAGCTGCTGCTGGGCTACTTCCTGCCGATCTGGATCGGCTATGGGGTGGCGATCGCCTACATCTTCACCAACCACATGCTCTGTCCGCTCTCGGAGGTGAACGACCCGCTGGACAACAGCCTCTCGCTGCAGATGCCCCAATGGCTCGACCTGCTGCACCTGAACTTCTCCCACCACACCGAACACCATCTGTTCCCAGATCTCGACTCCAGCCACTACCCCTTGGTGCGTCAATTGCTGATCGAAAACTACGGCGAGAGCTACCAACTCGTTGGCGGAAGGAGGGCCTGGTCGTTGTTGATGGCAACCCCCCGTCTCTATCGCGATGCCACAACGCTGGTGGGCAGTGATGGCCGTGGGGCGGTGACCCTCCCCGACCTTCACATCAGCTCAGGGCGGTCACCAGCCTCTTCTGGCGATCCGGCCTGA
- the nrdJ gene encoding ribonucleoside-triphosphate reductase, adenosylcobalamin-dependent yields the protein MSATPPTTADLTRLAGLVDPDFPVTAPAANPVFYRTYSRKTPSGRESWHQVSERNLEGLRRLGDLNADEVALLRRMQQRQKALPSGRWLWIGGTEWIEQTQNFSGAYNCTSTNLIDWEAFALMMDLAMMGCGTGAIIEPRLIERLPAVRNQLVISGVTDIGATPAQLRQEATTHRIDGQRVAIKVGDTRGGWVESYRLLLELCSDERFDAGAPIEVSVDLSDVRPVGETLKGFGGMANPVKLKDLYGRVASLLNKAIGRQLTSVECCLLIDEAAVTIVAGNIRRSAGMRQFAADDTAASTAKDNLWQQDSEGNWRIDPERDALRMANHTRVFHTRPDRETVLQAVIKQFQSGEGAIQFAPEAIARSNADLLSTAELRSEFIDLYVDQGREEAGRWLQLNHPEIGAAELEHRLNRYGLNPCGEILGADFHCNLAEIHLNQIDPADLQAQEDAFRAAGLAVACLLNHRFEVERYRQSRAWDPIVGVSFTGLFDFFVHAFGTPWLKWWEEGRPETAEGQSFKAQEAVFLSRWKTFVNEAVWDYCDRHGLRRPNRCTTVQPAGTKSLLTGASPGWHPPKAQRFIRRITFRKNDPVALACLDYGYSIVPSQSDKDENGRLLDDPFDPRCTEWLVEIPTEVSWANIPGADAVEINNFSALAQFDFYMQVQKHYTAHNTSATVEFRESEIEPLADAIHRAIDDGEGYISAALLARFDANATFPRLPFEPIDHTTYLRLLEEVKARRQGDDFFEALQRYDGAELMEAGPAGCDSDKCLLPLAKP from the coding sequence CTGTCCGCCACGCCCCCCACCACGGCTGATCTGACCCGCCTGGCGGGCCTGGTGGACCCGGATTTCCCGGTCACCGCCCCGGCGGCGAACCCGGTGTTTTATCGCACCTACAGCCGCAAGACCCCCAGCGGCCGCGAGAGCTGGCACCAGGTGAGCGAGCGCAACCTTGAGGGCCTGCGCAGGCTTGGGGATCTCAACGCCGATGAGGTGGCGTTGCTGCGGCGCATGCAGCAGCGTCAGAAGGCCCTGCCCTCGGGCCGCTGGCTGTGGATCGGCGGCACCGAGTGGATCGAGCAGACCCAGAACTTCTCCGGCGCCTACAACTGCACCTCCACCAACCTGATCGACTGGGAAGCCTTCGCCCTGATGATGGATCTGGCGATGATGGGCTGCGGCACCGGCGCCATCATTGAGCCGCGCCTGATCGAGCGCCTGCCGGCGGTGCGCAACCAGCTGGTGATCTCCGGCGTCACCGACATCGGCGCCACCCCGGCCCAGCTGCGCCAGGAGGCCACCACCCACCGGATCGACGGCCAGCGCGTCGCCATCAAGGTGGGCGACACCCGCGGTGGCTGGGTGGAGAGCTACCGGCTGCTGCTGGAGCTGTGCAGCGACGAGCGCTTTGACGCCGGCGCGCCGATCGAGGTGAGTGTGGATCTCTCCGATGTGCGCCCGGTGGGGGAAACCCTCAAGGGCTTCGGCGGAATGGCCAACCCGGTGAAACTCAAAGACCTCTACGGCCGCGTCGCCAGCCTGCTCAACAAGGCGATCGGCCGTCAGCTCACCTCCGTGGAGTGCTGCCTGCTGATCGATGAGGCCGCGGTCACGATCGTGGCGGGCAACATCCGCCGCAGCGCCGGCATGCGCCAGTTCGCCGCCGATGACACCGCCGCCTCCACCGCCAAGGACAACCTCTGGCAGCAGGACAGCGAGGGCAACTGGCGCATCGACCCGGAGCGCGATGCGTTGCGCATGGCCAACCACACCCGCGTCTTCCACACCCGGCCGGACCGCGAGACGGTGCTGCAGGCGGTGATCAAGCAGTTCCAGTCGGGGGAAGGGGCGATCCAGTTCGCCCCCGAGGCGATCGCCCGCTCCAATGCCGATCTGCTCTCCACCGCCGAGCTGCGCAGTGAATTCATCGACCTCTACGTGGATCAGGGCCGGGAGGAGGCCGGCCGCTGGCTGCAGCTGAACCACCCGGAGATCGGCGCGGCCGAGCTGGAGCACCGGCTCAACCGCTACGGCCTCAACCCCTGCGGCGAGATCCTCGGCGCTGACTTCCACTGCAACCTGGCCGAAATCCACCTCAACCAGATCGACCCGGCCGATCTGCAGGCCCAGGAGGATGCCTTCCGCGCCGCCGGTCTGGCGGTGGCCTGCCTGCTCAACCACCGCTTCGAGGTGGAGCGCTACCGCCAGAGCCGCGCCTGGGATCCGATTGTGGGGGTGAGCTTCACCGGCCTGTTCGACTTCTTCGTGCATGCCTTCGGCACCCCCTGGCTGAAGTGGTGGGAGGAGGGCCGCCCGGAAACCGCCGAAGGCCAGTCGTTCAAGGCCCAAGAAGCCGTCTTCCTCTCCCGTTGGAAGACCTTCGTGAACGAGGCGGTGTGGGACTACTGCGACCGCCACGGCCTGCGCCGTCCCAACCGCTGCACCACCGTGCAGCCCGCCGGCACCAAGAGCCTGCTCACCGGGGCCTCCCCCGGCTGGCACCCCCCCAAGGCCCAGCGCTTCATTCGCCGCATCACCTTCCGCAAGAACGATCCGGTGGCCCTGGCCTGCCTCGACTACGGCTATTCGATCGTGCCGTCGCAATCCGACAAAGACGAGAACGGCCGCCTGCTGGATGATCCCTTTGATCCCCGCTGCACCGAGTGGTTGGTGGAGATCCCGACGGAGGTGAGCTGGGCCAACATCCCCGGTGCCGATGCGGTGGAGATCAACAACTTCTCAGCCCTCGCCCAGTTCGATTTCTACATGCAGGTGCAGAAGCACTACACCGCCCACAACACCTCCGCCACCGTGGAGTTCCGCGAGAGCGAGATCGAGCCCCTGGCCGACGCCATCCACAGGGCGATCGATGACGGCGAGGGCTACATCTCCGCCGCCCTGCTGGCACGCTTCGATGCCAACGCCACCTTCCCCCGCCTGCCATTTGAGCCGATCGATCACACCACCTACCTGCGCCTGCTGGAGGAGGTCAAGGCCCGCCGTCAGGGTGACGACTTCTTTGAAGCCCTGCAGCGCTACGACGGCGCTGAACTGATGGAGGCCGGTCCCGCTGGCTGTGACTCCGATAAGTGCCTGTTGCCCCTGGCCAAGCCCTGA
- a CDS encoding DUF92 domain-containing protein translates to MIELPPQDLPGSLWGWIWALALNGALIAVAQRLPLLTPSGWVHAGVLGTLLLGSLGWTGWWAVVLYLALGSLVTRLGLKQKQAAGLAEARGGRRGPENVWGSAATGASLALLTVLPSAPVPLLLLGFSASFAAKLADTFGSEIGKRWGRHTVAITTLRPVPPGTEGAISLEGTAASLVGALLMALVMERLGLLSGAAAFALVSAVALAATLIESLIGATLQPRLRWLSNELVNALQTLIAAVLAMTMAQAWAIA, encoded by the coding sequence TTGATCGAACTCCCCCCCCAGGACCTGCCCGGCAGCCTCTGGGGCTGGATCTGGGCCCTGGCCCTCAACGGTGCCCTGATCGCCGTCGCCCAGCGCCTGCCGCTGCTCACCCCATCGGGCTGGGTCCATGCCGGGGTGCTGGGCACCCTGCTGCTGGGGTCCCTGGGCTGGACGGGCTGGTGGGCGGTGGTGCTCTACCTGGCCCTGGGTTCGCTGGTGACCCGGCTGGGGCTGAAACAGAAGCAGGCGGCCGGGCTGGCGGAAGCCCGGGGCGGCCGCCGCGGCCCAGAGAACGTCTGGGGGTCGGCCGCCACGGGGGCCAGCCTGGCCCTGCTCACGGTGCTGCCGTCGGCGCCGGTGCCCCTGCTGCTGCTTGGTTTTTCCGCCAGCTTCGCCGCCAAGCTCGCCGACACCTTCGGCAGTGAGATCGGCAAACGCTGGGGCCGCCACACCGTGGCGATCACCACCCTGCGCCCGGTGCCCCCTGGCACCGAAGGGGCGATCAGCCTGGAGGGCACCGCCGCCAGCCTGGTGGGAGCGCTGCTGATGGCGCTGGTGATGGAGCGCCTGGGTCTGCTCAGCGGCGCGGCGGCCTTCGCCCTGGTGAGCGCCGTGGCCCTGGCGGCCACCTTGATCGAGAGCCTGATCGGCGCCACGCTGCAGCCGCGCCTGCGCTGGCTCAGCAACGAGCTGGTGAATGCGCTTCAGACCCTGATCGCTGCGGTGCTGGCCATGACCATGGCCCAGGCGTGGGCGATCGCCTGA
- a CDS encoding sigma-70 family RNA polymerase sigma factor has translation MASSQPLHALNANLLRAYGRQGDIKARNRLVELNLPLVRKVAHQESQRTDLPYDDLLQLGCLGLIQSIEAFDASRQSALSSFAVPYIRGSIRHFLRDRHPALRCPRRLRELHQRGQALQQQRQHRGEQPLGEAALAEALGCSAALWHEAVAVHRALQVRSLDAPSGGDGGSGSGRGRGLGSGDAGPLTGLDQLASLGDPGLAALDERAEERPLTDSQRALRQKLGQMDPLLRQLLEGRLLYGASWQELGETLGLHARMARRRFETLIEELRQELQPVRV, from the coding sequence ATGGCCAGTTCACAACCCCTGCATGCGCTCAACGCCAACCTGCTGCGGGCCTACGGCCGCCAGGGCGACATCAAGGCCCGCAACCGGCTCGTGGAGCTGAACCTGCCGCTGGTGCGCAAGGTGGCCCATCAGGAGAGCCAGCGCACCGATCTGCCCTACGACGATCTGCTCCAGCTGGGTTGCCTGGGGCTGATCCAGTCGATCGAGGCCTTCGATGCCTCCCGTCAGAGCGCCCTGAGCAGCTTTGCGGTCCCCTACATCCGTGGCTCGATCCGCCATTTTCTGCGTGATCGCCACCCGGCCCTGCGCTGCCCGCGGCGCCTGCGGGAACTGCACCAGCGTGGCCAGGCCCTGCAACAGCAGCGCCAACACCGTGGCGAACAGCCCCTGGGGGAGGCGGCCCTGGCGGAAGCGCTGGGATGCAGCGCTGCGCTGTGGCACGAGGCGGTGGCGGTGCACCGGGCCCTGCAGGTGCGCAGCCTCGATGCGCCCTCTGGCGGCGATGGCGGCAGCGGAAGTGGTAGAGGCCGTGGGCTTGGAAGCGGCGACGCGGGGCCGCTCACCGGCCTTGATCAGCTCGCCTCCCTGGGCGATCCAGGGCTTGCCGCCCTCGACGAACGCGCCGAGGAGCGGCCCTTGACTGATTCCCAGCGGGCCCTGCGCCAAAAGCTCGGGCAGATGGACCCCCTGCTGCGCCAGCTGCTGGAGGGGCGCTTGCTCTACGGGGCCAGCTGGCAGGAACTGGGGGAGACCCTGGGCCTGCATGCCCGCATGGCCCGCCGTCGCTTCGAGACTCTGATCGAGGAGCTGCGTCAGGAGCTCCAGCCCGTTCGCGTCTGA